CCTCCGACCAGAGGCGCACCGCTCCGTCCTGCGACGCGGTGGCCACCTGCGTGCCGTCCGGACTGACGGCCACGGACCAGAGGAAGCCTCCGGACGTCTGGAGCGGAAGCGAGTCCTGAGTCGCGTCCAGGCGCCAGACGCGCGCGGTGGCGTCGACGGAGGCGGTGACGGCCTGCTTGCCGTCCGGACCGAAGCCGCCCCACAGCAGCGTGGACCGGTGGCCGAGCAGCAGCCGGGGCGGCGTGTCCTCGCGGGCGGACCACAGCCGCGCGGTGGTGTCCGAGGAGACGGTGAGGATCCACTCGCCCAGCGGCCCCCCGAACGTGGCCAGGCGCACGGCGCCCTGGTGTCCGCGCAGCACGCGGGGCTCGCCCCGCCCATCGGCTCGGAAGAGACGCGCGGTGGTGTCCACCGACGCGGTCACCACATGGTGCCCGTCCGGGCTGAAGCTCGCGGTGGTCAGCTCGCCCTGGTGCCCCCTGAGCACCACGGGGGCGGTGGCGCCGTTGACGGGCCAGACGCGCGCGACGCCGTCCCGGGCCACCGTCAGCACGTGGGTGCCTTCCGGGTCGAACGTGGCGGAGGTGACGGGGGCGGGGTGGGGCAGCTCGCGCGGGCCTTCCGTCCCCTCCACGGGAACCAGTCGCGCGGTGCCATCCAGCGAGGCCGTCAGCATCCATCTCCCATCCGGGCTGAAGGCCACGGTCTGCACGGCGCCCCGGTGCCGCACCTCGCGCGGCTCACCGGTGCCGTCCGTGCGCCACAGCCGCGCCAGTCCGTCTCGCGAGGCCGTGGCCACGCGCTGGCCGTCCGGGCTGAAGGCCCCCCACTGCACGACGCCGCGATGTCTGAACGTGTGCAGCAACGCGCCGTCCGCTGTGTTCCACAGCCGCGCGGTGCCGTCATGCGAGGAGGTGAGCACGCGCTGCCCTCCCGCCGGGCTGAAGGTGGCGTGGTAGACGGGCCCCGCGTGGCCGGTGAGCACCACCGGCGCGCCCTCGCCGCTGGTCCGCCACAGCCGCGCGGTGCCGTCCTTCGACGCCGTCACCACGCGCTGCCCGTCCGAGCTGACCTCCACGTGGACCACGGCCTGGGTGTGGCCGCGCAGCACCGCGCGGCTCAGCGGCTCCTGGAGGACCCCGGACACATCCTGGGCCCAGCCCCGGAGCCTTCCGGGCTCCTGGACCTCGCGAAGCATGAGCAGGGCCAGCGTCGGGTTGTCCCGCCGCAGCTTCCGCGCGACGTCCAGCAGCACCAGGTCCCGGGCGCGCTGGGCGTGGTGCTGCGCCTCCTGCCGCTCCCGCTGTGCGCGTGCCTCCAGTTGGCGCGCGTTCCACGCGAGCCCCGCCATCCCCACCGCCACCACCAGCGCGGCCATCAGCAGTCGCACCAGGCGCTGGCGCGCCGATGCGTCCTGGGCCTCGGCGGAGGCCACGCTGGCGTCCAGCAGTTGGAGGACGTCCTCGCCCGGCTCCTCGCTGTAGCGCCGCAGGATGTCCTGCGCGTAACCCAGCCGGCTTCCGGACAAGAGGTAGGGCGCGCCGCCATCGGGAGCGCTCCGGTGGGCAAGCCAATCCCGGGCCCACGACTCCAGCTCGCGGAAGTGCTGGAGGCGCTCGCGGTCCGCGCGGGCCCACTCCTCCAGCTCCGGCCAGGTTCGCAGCAGGGACTCGTGCGACAGCTGCAACCACTCCACGCCCGACGCGTCCTCTTCCCGGGTCAGCAGCCTCGCGGTGAGCAGCACGCCCAGCACCCGGTCGAAGTCGGCGCGGGGCTCCGGTGGGGTGGGGCGCAGTTGCTGCGAGCGCACCCGCCGGCGCCTGCCGTGCGAGGGCCCACCCTGGAAGTCCACCAGCTCCACCAGCAGCCGGCGCGCCTGCTGCTGGGCGCTCGGGGGCAGTGATTCGTACAGCCGGTTCGCCGCCCGCTTCAGCGCCCCCGCGACGCCGCCCAGGGCCGCGTAGGCGCGGTGGGTGAGCTGCTGTCCCTCGCGCTCCTCCCAGAGTTGATCCAACGCATACTGGAGCAGCGGCAGCGACCCGGGCTCCTGCCCCACCTCCTGGAGGAGCCGGTCCACCAGCCCGGCCTCGAAGCGCAGCCCCACCTTGTGCGCGGGGCCCTCGATGGCCGCTCGCAGCGCGTCGCCCTGGAGCTCCGTGACGAAGAGGCGGTGGGCGTCCGAATACACGGCCGCGTCCAAACGCGTGCCCTCCGCGTCCACCACCAGGTCGCCGCAGCGTCCCAGGTAGTCCACCTGGAGCGTGGCCAGCACCACCACCCGGCGCTCCGGATCCTTCGCGAGGCTCCACAGCGCGGTGGCCAGGTCGCGGCGCGCCGGGGCCTCCATCGCGGTGAAGAGGTCCTCGAAGGGATCCACCAGCAGGAGCTGCCGGCGCTCCGGAGACACCTGGCGCACCTCGTGGAGCGTCTCCGCGGCGCCCTGGCCGGGCTTGAGCAGCCGCACCCCCCAGTCCTCCGCCCGAAGCTCCTGGGGGAGGCCCGCGAGGGCGAGCGAGGACTTGCCGCTGCCGGAGACACCGGCCAACACCTGGAAGCGGGGACGCTGGCCCTCCACCGCTTCATGGACCCGCTGGAGCAGCTCCTGTTGGAGCGACTCGCGGCCGAAGAAGAAGCGGCGGTCCTCCTGCTGGAAGGGCAGCAGGCCCCGGTAGGGCCTCAGCGCCACCGGGCGCGTGTCTCCGCCGTGCTCCGCGCGCGCGTAGAGCTGGAGCGAGACGTGATCCAACGCGGTGGTGTCCAGCGCCAGCTGGCGCCGTGCATCCCCCACCGCCTCCTCCAGCGACGCGGGCGTCACCAGCAGCGCGCGGTAGAGGGCGCGCGTCAGTACCACGGAGCCCGGCACGGAGAGCAGCAGGCGCGAGGCCACCACCGCGGGCAGTCCCGCCCGGTGGAGCGCCTGGGCCACGCTGCCCAGGTGGTTGTCCGTCGCGCCCGCGCCGCTCTGGCACGCGCACAGCACCACCAGCCGCAACGTCGCCGCGTGGGGCATGAGCAGCTGGCGCAGCGTCGCGCCGTCCACCAGCTCCGGTTCGCCGCCCTCCCACGACGCATCCCAGAGCAGGCCGTAGGTCTGCCCGCGCCGTCCGCCGTGGCACAGCAGGTGGAGCACGGACACCGGTTCGCCGGGGCGGTTGAGCGCCTCCGACAGCGACGCCAGCGAGACGTGGGGCAGCACGTCCCGCTCCGGCTCGAACGGATACGCGCCCTGGCGGCAGGCGCCGCTCACCTCCCGCTGATGCGCCCGGGCCGGCACCTGGCCTCCGGCGGCGGACCAGGCGAAGAGGACGCGGCCCTGTCGAGAAGTGCCCGGCATGGGCACGTCTCCAGAAGCGGGCCATTCGTAGCGGATGAGGACGCCGGGCAGCTCCGCCACGGTGCGCCCGGAGGTGCCCAGCGTGAGCAGCTCCCAGGGCAGCGCGAAGAGCTCCGCCGCGGCGAAGCGGAAGGTGAGGTGCACCGGGCGCCCCACCTGGACGGCGGCGGCGATGTCGTTCGCCTGCGCGTCCCAGCCCACGGCTTCCAGGAACGCGCGCAGCCGCTCTCCCAGCCGCTGCACCACGTTGCGGTCCGGCTGGGGCTTCTCCAGCTCCGCGAGGTCCGACAGGAGCGCTGGCTCCCAGTCGAGCGCCGCGCGCGCGTAGCTGCCCCGGGCCCGCCGCAAGAGGTACTCCTGCGGCTCCATCCGGAAGTGGAAGGGGTCGCCTGCCTCGTGCGCGCGCACCAGCTCCAGCAGCAGCTCCAGGGGCGCGGGCCTCGCGGCGCCAGCGCTCATGGCGAGGCCGCCGGAGCGGACACGGCGGACTGTCCGTCCTGCCGCACCAGCCGGCCATCCAGGTCGTAGAGGGAGCTGGCCTGCTCCAGGAAGTGGAAGGGCAGCTTGATGTCCAGCTGCCGCGCGCGCCGCAGGTGGATGGCCAGGTCCGGCGGGGAGATGACCCCCATGGGGAGCCGCGACGCCGGGAGGCGCGAGCCCAGCACCTCCAGCATGTAGCGCGCGCCCAGCTGGCCTGCGCTCTTGAAGGGCACGCCAATGGACATGACCGCGCTGGCGTTCCCCTCGCGCACGGCCTCGCGCACGGAGCCCAGCACGGGGATGCCCTCGGAGTACCGGTCGATGCGCTCCAGCTCGTCGTACACCGCGGAGGAGGTGGTGACCCAGAAGAGGCTGTGCCTGCCGCCGGGGTCTATCTGCCGCATCGCGCGGGCCATGCGCGGAAGCTGCTCGGAGAGCGTCTCCTCCGCGCCGCGCTTGCCCTCCACCGCCAGCTCCAGCAACTGGAAGCCATCCCGCGCGGACAGCCGCCGCATGGCCTCCGCCTCCACCTCCACCGTGCTCTGGTTGCGGCGGTCGTACACCACCGTCAGCGCCTTCAACGGGCCCAGCAGCTCCTGCAGATAGTGCAGCTGCACGTCGGGAGAGAGCGACAGCGAGACGAAGGCCATGTTGTCCGGCTTGGCCTGCTGTGACGCTCCTTCCTCGAAGCCCAGCCACAGCTCCGGCGCCTTGCACAGCGCCACCACCGGCGTGGGCTGGTTGCCGAAGCGGTTGTAGAGAAAGCGCGTCGCGTCCGAGCCCATGGCGACGATGAGGTCGAACTGGCCGGAGTCCGCCAGCGCCAGCATCCGCTCCTGCTCCTCGCGCCCCGTGCCGAGCTTGTAGAGCGTGAGGCCCACCCGCACGTGCTGGTTGCGCAGCACGGGCAGCATGCCCTCCAGGATCCAGTTGAGGCTGCTCTGGGCCACGGTGAGCAGCACCAGCACCTCACGCACCTGGACCTGGGGCGTGGGGGGCTGCTCGGGGGTGATGAGGATCCGCTGCGCGGTCGCCTCCACCCGCCAGCCGCGAAGCGTCTCCGGGGGCAGGGCCACCCAGGTGGAGATGTCGTCCGGCTGTGCCTGGCTCGGAAGCGGCACGCACAGGAGCAGCAGCAGACCCAGCAGCCAGTCACGCATGGCGCACCTCGCGACCGGGCCGGGCCCGGGTCATCCAGGAATGGGCGGCCCCCAGCAGCAGCACCCCGACGCCCAGTCCTCCGAGCACCGGGAGTGGATCCTCCGGAGGCCTCCAGAAGGCGCTGACGAGGAGCGGCCCCACGCACTGCCCGAGCACGCCGAGCAGCGGAGCGATGAAGGTCCAGGAGCGCCTGCGCACGCCCTCGACAGGCTGGCTTTCGACGTGATGGTCGAGCGGGACGTGGACGAGCCCGAGGGACACGCCCAGCAGGCAGAGCGCCAGCGCGCGGACGGGCTCCAGCGAGCCGGAGGCCGCGAGCGCGAGCAGGGATAGCCCGGTGCCCAGCACGCCTCCCTGAAGCAGCCGCCGGCTCCCGTCGAGGCGCGCGGGCAGGGCGTGGGGAAGCAACGCGCCCAGCGCGACGAGGGCGAGCAATTGACCGATGCGGTCCGTGTCCTTGCCCTCGCCCATGAGCCACAGGGGCAACACGAGCCCGAGCACGCCCCCGCGCGCGAGCCACGACGGCAGCCCGACGAACAGCAGCGCCCACCGGTGCTCGCGAGGACTCCACGCTCCTGGAGGCAGCGGCGCAAGCGTGAGGGAGGCCCGGAAGGGACGAGGCGCGGCCGGCCGGTCCCGCGCCGCCAGCGGGGGCAGCCAGAGCCGCGAATACGCGAGCGCGCCCAACCCACAGAGGGCCGCGAACAGGAACACCGGGGACGGGCCCAGGTGGGCCGCCACGAGCGCGCCCAGCACCATGCCGGCGAGCAGGCCACCCCCCCGGGCCAGGGTGAGCCGCGCGAGGCGCCGGGGCGGCTGACCCGGAGGAAGCGCGGCGAGCAGATACGCCCGCGTCCCGGCGGCCAGCGCCCCCAGCCCGAAACCGCAGAGCCCGCGCAGCACCAGCCACGCGCGCAG
The sequence above is drawn from the Corallococcus sp. NCRR genome and encodes:
- a CDS encoding nSTAND1 domain-containing NTPase, which encodes MSAGAARPAPLELLLELVRAHEAGDPFHFRMEPQEYLLRRARGSYARAALDWEPALLSDLAELEKPQPDRNVVQRLGERLRAFLEAVGWDAQANDIAAAVQVGRPVHLTFRFAAAELFALPWELLTLGTSGRTVAELPGVLIRYEWPASGDVPMPGTSRQGRVLFAWSAAGGQVPARAHQREVSGACRQGAYPFEPERDVLPHVSLASLSEALNRPGEPVSVLHLLCHGGRRGQTYGLLWDASWEGGEPELVDGATLRQLLMPHAATLRLVVLCACQSGAGATDNHLGSVAQALHRAGLPAVVASRLLLSVPGSVVLTRALYRALLVTPASLEEAVGDARRQLALDTTALDHVSLQLYARAEHGGDTRPVALRPYRGLLPFQQEDRRFFFGRESLQQELLQRVHEAVEGQRPRFQVLAGVSGSGKSSLALAGLPQELRAEDWGVRLLKPGQGAAETLHEVRQVSPERRQLLLVDPFEDLFTAMEAPARRDLATALWSLAKDPERRVVVLATLQVDYLGRCGDLVVDAEGTRLDAAVYSDAHRLFVTELQGDALRAAIEGPAHKVGLRFEAGLVDRLLQEVGQEPGSLPLLQYALDQLWEEREGQQLTHRAYAALGGVAGALKRAANRLYESLPPSAQQQARRLLVELVDFQGGPSHGRRRRVRSQQLRPTPPEPRADFDRVLGVLLTARLLTREEDASGVEWLQLSHESLLRTWPELEEWARADRERLQHFRELESWARDWLAHRSAPDGGAPYLLSGSRLGYAQDILRRYSEEPGEDVLQLLDASVASAEAQDASARQRLVRLLMAALVVAVGMAGLAWNARQLEARAQRERQEAQHHAQRARDLVLLDVARKLRRDNPTLALLMLREVQEPGRLRGWAQDVSGVLQEPLSRAVLRGHTQAVVHVEVSSDGQRVVTASKDGTARLWRTSGEGAPVVLTGHAGPVYHATFSPAGGQRVLTSSHDGTARLWNTADGALLHTFRHRGVVQWGAFSPDGQRVATASRDGLARLWRTDGTGEPREVRHRGAVQTVAFSPDGRWMLTASLDGTARLVPVEGTEGPRELPHPAPVTSATFDPEGTHVLTVARDGVARVWPVNGATAPVVLRGHQGELTTASFSPDGHHVVTASVDTTARLFRADGRGEPRVLRGHQGAVRLATFGGPLGEWILTVSSDTTARLWSAREDTPPRLLLGHRSTLLWGGFGPDGKQAVTASVDATARVWRLDATQDSLPLQTSGGFLWSVAVSPDGTQVATASQDGAVRLWSEDGRATHVFRGHTQDVRSVAFSPDGRWLLTASLDGTARLWPSDGSIAGRRVLASQREPFFSAAFSPDGLRVALASSARATRIVSVDGTRPPIPLEGHGDQVRSVAFSPDGQRLITASQDGTARIWSAEGRLTATLYSHDDWVLSAAFHPKDSTQVLTSSQDGTARLWTVEHGRVRGVRALLRHDAPVPWAAWSPDGSRVVTACADGRARVWLTDAPGEPYLVLSAHEGEVTSAVFSPRAEEPRLVTGSTDGSARVWRPREPLPIERLQEKLQATSSACLTPGERRGLLGDLPAKALEANTACEQRHGRAPLPDEP
- a CDS encoding ABC transporter substrate-binding protein, yielding MRDWLLGLLLLLCVPLPSQAQPDDISTWVALPPETLRGWRVEATAQRILITPEQPPTPQVQVREVLVLLTVAQSSLNWILEGMLPVLRNQHVRVGLTLYKLGTGREEQERMLALADSGQFDLIVAMGSDATRFLYNRFGNQPTPVVALCKAPELWLGFEEGASQQAKPDNMAFVSLSLSPDVQLHYLQELLGPLKALTVVYDRRNQSTVEVEAEAMRRLSARDGFQLLELAVEGKRGAEETLSEQLPRMARAMRQIDPGGRHSLFWVTTSSAVYDELERIDRYSEGIPVLGSVREAVREGNASAVMSIGVPFKSAGQLGARYMLEVLGSRLPASRLPMGVISPPDLAIHLRRARQLDIKLPFHFLEQASSLYDLDGRLVRQDGQSAVSAPAASP